Proteins encoded in a region of the Oxyura jamaicensis isolate SHBP4307 breed ruddy duck chromosome 17, BPBGC_Ojam_1.0, whole genome shotgun sequence genome:
- the GBGT1 gene encoding globoside alpha-1,3-N-acetylgalactosaminyltransferase 1 isoform X1 produces the protein MFSRKVVGSLVCLSVVITLIWITVGNGKVHYLPYYLPCPEIFSMKLQYTEEKPIQLFPQLFYQQPRVLAPKRQDVLTVTPWLAPIIWDGTFSPEILDSAYRPLNLTIGVTAFAVGKYTRFVGRFLESAEKHFMKGYRVNYYIFTDNAETIPNVQLQPGRRFVIVPVKKYPSWQEFSMRRMEAINKHIAETSHQEVDYLFSLHIDMVFCNAWGPETLGDMVAAIHPGYFNVPRSQFPYERRSSSAAYIPDGEGDFYYGGAVFGGLVRKVYEFTKTCHMTILTDKANKIMAAWKEESHLNRHFLSHKPSKVLSPEYLWDDRKPKPPEIHLIRFSTVDKNYKEI, from the exons ATGTTTTCCAGGAAAGTGGTGGGATCTCTTGTCTGTCTATCTGTTGTTATCACACTCATCTG GATTACAGTTGGGAATGGGAAAGTGCACTACCTCCCATATTACCTTCCTTGCCCTGAAATCTT CTCCATGAAACTCCAATACACAGAAGAGAAGCCAATCCAGCTTTTCCCCCA ATTATTTTATCAGCAGCCAAGAGTACTGGCCCCAAA gcGTCAGGATGTGCTAACGGTCACGCCATGGCTGGCCCCCATCATCTGGGATGGTACCTTCAGTCCTGAGATCCTGGACAGTGCCTACCGGCCACTGAATCTCACCATAGGGGTAACAGCCTTTGCCGTTGGGAA ATACACAAGGTTTGTGGGCCGCTTCTTGGAGTCAGCGGAGAAACATTTCATGAAAGGCTACCGGGTGAACTATTATATCTTCACTGACAACGCTGAGACAATCCCCAACGTCCAGCTGCAACCTGGCCGAAGATTTGTCATTGTCCCTGTCAAGAAGTACCCCAGCTGGCAGGAGTTCTCCATGCGCAGGATGGAGGCCATAAATAAGCACATAGCAGAGACGAGCCACCAGGAGGTGGACTACCTCTTCAGCCTGCACATTGACATGGTGTTCTGCAACGCCTGGGGGCCTGAGACCCTGGGTGACATGGTAGCAGCCATACACCCTGGCTATTTCAATGTCCCTCGAAGCCAGTTCCCATACGAGAGGAGGAGCTCTTCAGCAGCCTACATCCCTGACGGAGAAGGGGACTTCTACTATGGAGGAGCCGTGTTTGGAGGGCTGGTGAGGAAGGTCTATGAGTTCACCAAGACTTGCCACATGACCATCCTGACAGACAAAGCCAACAAAATCATGGCAGCCTGGAAGGAAGAAAGCCACCTCAACAGACACTTTCTCTCCCACAAACCCTCCAAAGTACTCTCTCCAGAGTATTTATGGGATGACAGGAAGCCAAAGCCCCCTGAAATTCACCTCATACGCTTTTCCACAGTGGATAAGAACTACAAAGAGATATGA
- the GBGT1 gene encoding globoside alpha-1,3-N-acetylgalactosaminyltransferase 1 isoform X2: MDISSFFCRLFYQQPRVLAPKRQDVLTVTPWLAPIIWDGTFSPEILDSAYRPLNLTIGVTAFAVGKYTRFVGRFLESAEKHFMKGYRVNYYIFTDNAETIPNVQLQPGRRFVIVPVKKYPSWQEFSMRRMEAINKHIAETSHQEVDYLFSLHIDMVFCNAWGPETLGDMVAAIHPGYFNVPRSQFPYERRSSSAAYIPDGEGDFYYGGAVFGGLVRKVYEFTKTCHMTILTDKANKIMAAWKEESHLNRHFLSHKPSKVLSPEYLWDDRKPKPPEIHLIRFSTVDKNYKEI, encoded by the exons A TggatatttcttcctttttttgcaGATTATTTTATCAGCAGCCAAGAGTACTGGCCCCAAA gcGTCAGGATGTGCTAACGGTCACGCCATGGCTGGCCCCCATCATCTGGGATGGTACCTTCAGTCCTGAGATCCTGGACAGTGCCTACCGGCCACTGAATCTCACCATAGGGGTAACAGCCTTTGCCGTTGGGAA ATACACAAGGTTTGTGGGCCGCTTCTTGGAGTCAGCGGAGAAACATTTCATGAAAGGCTACCGGGTGAACTATTATATCTTCACTGACAACGCTGAGACAATCCCCAACGTCCAGCTGCAACCTGGCCGAAGATTTGTCATTGTCCCTGTCAAGAAGTACCCCAGCTGGCAGGAGTTCTCCATGCGCAGGATGGAGGCCATAAATAAGCACATAGCAGAGACGAGCCACCAGGAGGTGGACTACCTCTTCAGCCTGCACATTGACATGGTGTTCTGCAACGCCTGGGGGCCTGAGACCCTGGGTGACATGGTAGCAGCCATACACCCTGGCTATTTCAATGTCCCTCGAAGCCAGTTCCCATACGAGAGGAGGAGCTCTTCAGCAGCCTACATCCCTGACGGAGAAGGGGACTTCTACTATGGAGGAGCCGTGTTTGGAGGGCTGGTGAGGAAGGTCTATGAGTTCACCAAGACTTGCCACATGACCATCCTGACAGACAAAGCCAACAAAATCATGGCAGCCTGGAAGGAAGAAAGCCACCTCAACAGACACTTTCTCTCCCACAAACCCTCCAAAGTACTCTCTCCAGAGTATTTATGGGATGACAGGAAGCCAAAGCCCCCTGAAATTCACCTCATACGCTTTTCCACAGTGGATAAGAACTACAAAGAGATATGA
- the GBGT1 gene encoding globoside alpha-1,3-N-acetylgalactosaminyltransferase 1 isoform X3, translating to MKGYRVNYYIFTDNAETIPNVQLQPGRRFVIVPVKKYPSWQEFSMRRMEAINKHIAETSHQEVDYLFSLHIDMVFCNAWGPETLGDMVAAIHPGYFNVPRSQFPYERRSSSAAYIPDGEGDFYYGGAVFGGLVRKVYEFTKTCHMTILTDKANKIMAAWKEESHLNRHFLSHKPSKVLSPEYLWDDRKPKPPEIHLIRFSTVDKNYKEI from the coding sequence ATGAAAGGCTACCGGGTGAACTATTATATCTTCACTGACAACGCTGAGACAATCCCCAACGTCCAGCTGCAACCTGGCCGAAGATTTGTCATTGTCCCTGTCAAGAAGTACCCCAGCTGGCAGGAGTTCTCCATGCGCAGGATGGAGGCCATAAATAAGCACATAGCAGAGACGAGCCACCAGGAGGTGGACTACCTCTTCAGCCTGCACATTGACATGGTGTTCTGCAACGCCTGGGGGCCTGAGACCCTGGGTGACATGGTAGCAGCCATACACCCTGGCTATTTCAATGTCCCTCGAAGCCAGTTCCCATACGAGAGGAGGAGCTCTTCAGCAGCCTACATCCCTGACGGAGAAGGGGACTTCTACTATGGAGGAGCCGTGTTTGGAGGGCTGGTGAGGAAGGTCTATGAGTTCACCAAGACTTGCCACATGACCATCCTGACAGACAAAGCCAACAAAATCATGGCAGCCTGGAAGGAAGAAAGCCACCTCAACAGACACTTTCTCTCCCACAAACCCTCCAAAGTACTCTCTCCAGAGTATTTATGGGATGACAGGAAGCCAAAGCCCCCTGAAATTCACCTCATACGCTTTTCCACAGTGGATAAGAACTACAAAGAGATATGA